The stretch of DNA TCAACGAGGCCTTCTTCGCGTCCGCCGGCGAGGGATCGGCGATCGTCAACGTGGCGTCAATGGCGGCCCACATGCTTCCCGAGGAGATGATTCCGGCACAGCGATTTCCGCTTGCCTTGAAGGACGAAGCGGCCTTCATGGACCACATGATCTCTGCCTGCAACCTGGTGCCCGAGGAGGCGCGATCTGGCATCGCCTACGCCGTGAGCAAAAGCTTTGTCAGGTGGTACAGCACATCGCAAGCCGAAAGGTTCGGCGGTCGGGGCCTGCGCGTCGTGTCGGTCTCCCCAGGGTCCATCGACACCGAAATGGGCAGGCTCGAGGAGCAGGCCGGCGCCGGTGCGATGGTCGCGGACGCCGCAGTACCGCGGTGGGGCAAGCCGGAGGAAATGGCGGAACTGCTGGCCTTCTGCGCAAGCGATCGAGCCGGATACCTCACCGGCACCGACATCCTCAACGACGGTGGAGTGATCGCCTCGATGAAGGAGCGCGCCAGGGCGGCCGCCCAAAACGGTTGAGCGAGCGTGCGGGTCTGCACGTCGACACGCCGCGAAATGCGTACAAAGCGCGCACGTTCGGCGCCCGTCGAACGTGACGAAACTGTGCGCCCACTGTTGGAGCGACTGTCATCATGTGGCGATGGGAAGCGAGCTCGCCCGCCCGCACATCGGGGGCATCAACCACGTCGGGATCTCGGTCACAAACCTCGAGCGGAGCATCCGTTTTTACTGCGACGTCCTCGGAGTAGCGATGGTGCGCCAGCCGTACGGCGGAGAGCGTGCAGCGTTTTCGGGCCGCATGGCGATCCTCGCGCTCGGATCACAAGTGTTGGATTTGTTTGAACATTCGGCGAACCGCGGTGAGAGGTTCGAGCCGGCCCGCACCGGTCTCGATCACATCGGCCTGACCGCCAACTCGCGCGACGAATTGCAGTCCTGGGCCAGCTGGCTCGAGAGTTGCGACGTCACGTGCTCCCCGATACGTGAAGTCGAAAACAATATGGGCGCGCTGTTCGACTTCGCCGATCCCGATGGAATCCAGTTGGAGTTCCTCTTCATCGACGTGACAAAGCTGCCCCCACAGTCGCCGGAAGGTGTCTTCGACAGCTGACTTCGCGATTTGCCCAGCCGCGGGGAGGAGCAACATGCCGGAATTCATGGGGTTTTCACACATCGAATTGACCGTTTCGGACTGCGAGCGATCCGCCACGTGGGGGCAGGAGGTGCTCGGCTTCAGGCTAGTCAACCACCACGTGGGCGACACGTTTGTTGTCAACGCGATGGTTCATCCCTCGGGCGCGGTCGTCGACGTGATGACGCACGACGCGACCGCTTCGCACGGCGCATTCGACGAACGACGGATCGGCCTGGATCACTTGTCGTTTCGAGTCGCAGACCGAGGCGAGCTACAGCAATGGGTGGCGCATCTGGATTCCAACGGTGTTGCACACAGCGGAATCATCGACATCGGATACGGACCGACAGTCGTCTTCCGCGATCCGGACAACATCCAGCTCGAGTTTTACGTCCACCCAGACCACTTCGAGATGCAGTCATGACCGACGAGCGTGCGCAAAATGTGCGCAGTTGACGGCGTGTCGGTGTGCCGACACGCACGCTCGCGGTAGTTGGGGTGTGCGGCAGTTGGGTGTTACTTCTCCTTGGCGATGAGGCCGTCGACGATCTTGTTGAAATCAGCGGTCCCGAAGGACACGTATTCGGACAAGTTTGCGTAGTCCAAGGACGCCATCACCGACTTCTCGAGTTGCATGTTCATCAGCCGCTTGGTGCTCTCGAGCGCCTGCTGGGGCAATTCCATGATCTTCTTCGCGCACGCAATCGCCTCGGCTAGCGGGTCGGCCACCACGTGGTTGGCCATCCCCAATTCGAGTGCACGCGCGGCCTTGATCCGCACGCCGGTGAACGCGAACTCCTTGGCCTGCAACAAGCTGATCTGCGACGGCCATACCAGTGGCCCGCCGTCGGCGGCCACCAAGCCGATCGACACATGCGGGTCGGCGAAGAACGCAGTCTCGGCCATGTAGACGATGTCCGAGAGCGCCGCCAGGCTGCAGCCCAGACCGACAGCCGGACCGTTGACCGCGGCAATCACCGGGATACGGCATCGCACCATGCCGATGACGAGATCACGGCCGTGCTTGATCGTCTTCTGGCGCAGGGCTTCGTTGTTGCGCAGCTCGTCCAGGTAGTTGAAGTCACCGCCGGCCGAAAATGCCCGGCCTGCACCGGTGATCACGGCCGCCCGCGCGTCGACGTCCTCGTTGAGTGCTTCCCAGATGCTGGCCAGTCCCACGTGCAAGGCATCATTGACCGCATTGAGCTCATCGGGTCGATTGAGCGTGATGATGCGCAAGCCACCGTCAGTCTGGACGTCGATTTCCTCTGGCATGCCATACATTTCAAGACCTTCCGTTCCTCGCGCGAGCGCTCATCACACTCCCAAACCCAAAATCCGCGATGCAATGATGTTCTTCTGAATCTGTGATGTACCGCCCATCACGCTCTGCGCGCGGCTGTACATGTAGGCGCCGAACAGCTCAGGGTCACTGGTGCCGACGGTCTTCAGCGCGGCGTGGCCGACGGACTGCTCGACCCACGTCATCAGCAGCTTGTCCAGCGAGCCCTGCGGCCCATGGATCATCCCGTCGAGCTGCTCGGACAACCGTCTGCGCACGTGCAGCCGCAGCATCTCCGTCTGCACCCACGCCCAGGCTAGCTCGTCGGGCGGCGCACCATCGACGCGTGATGCCAACTGCCGCACCAGCTTTCCGTACCGCGCCGAAAATCCCAGTGTCGACGGTTCCCGCTCATGGCTGACGACGGTCATGGCCAACTTCCAGCCCTCGCCCGGTGCACCCACCATGTTCTCGGCGGGCACCCGCGCCCCGTCGAACTCGACCTGGCCGAATTCCTTTGTCACACCGCTGATCATCTTCAGCGGCCACTGCTGGACACCGGGCTGATGCATATTGACGATGAACGCCGAGATGCCGCGGTGCTTGGGCACGTCCTTGTCGGTGCGCGCCAACAGCAGACACCAATCGGCCACATCGGAGTAGCTGGTCCAGATCTTGTGGCCAAAAATGATGTACTCGTCGCCCTCGCGGGTGCCCGTGGTGGTCAGCGACGCCAGGTCGGACCCCGCACCCGGCTCGCTGAAGCCCTGGCACCACCGCTCGGTGCCGTTGATCATGCCCGGCAGGAACCGCTGTTGTATGTCCTTGCTGCCGTGGTGGCCGAAAGCCACCACCAGGTAGCCGAGGCTGGGGCGGGCAGGCGCGCCGGCCTTCGCGATCTCCTCGTCGACGATCACGTCGTAGACCGGCGGAAGATCCTGGCCACCATACTCTTTCGGCCACGAGGTGCCGAAGAAACCAGCCTGATAGAGCGCCTTGTGCCAGTCGCCTTGGGCGGCCCAGTATTCGTCGCCCGACGTCGGGAACTTGCCCTTCTGTTCGATCAGCCAGGCACGCAACCGTTTCCGGAACGCGGCTTCCTCGGGCGAATCACGAAAGTCCAATGATCAGCTCCTCCAGCTTCACCGGCCACGTCTCGGTGGCCGTCAGCACCCGGCGCAGGTAGACATGTGCGAGGCATTCCCAGGTGATGCCGATGCCGCCGTGCACCTGGATCGACGTCTCGCAAACGGTCAGTGCCGCACGCGCGCAGTAGATCTTGGCTATCTTCGCCGCCTCAATCGCATCCGGCGAGGGTAATTCGTCGACCGCCCACGCGGCGTGCCGCAACACGCTGACCGACCCTTCGATCAGCGCCAGGCTTTCCGCCAGCAGGTGCCCGACGGCTTGATAGGACCCGATTGTCGCACCGTACTGCTCGCGGACCTTCGCGTAATCAACCGCCAGAGCCTGTGCGCCGCGCGCGGCACCGACCAGGTCGGCGCACGTGACCGCGAGGGCCAGCGCACGCCAGCGGTCAGCGTTCTCCGCAGCGAGTTCACTCAGTTCCGGAGGCGATTCGACCACTCCCCCAAGACTTCCCGTCAAATCTACCGATTCTGGCTCGCTGTCCGGAACCGATGGCTCCAGACCTTGACGCCGCAGCTCGTCGGCGAGTACCGGCCCTAGGAAAGGCACGTCGACAAGACCGCGTGCGAATTCCTCAGCGACGATCGCTACCTCGACGCCGGACGCTCCGTCAGACCGCAATGTTCGAAACCCAGTGGCATCCACCGCCTTCTCCAGCCGGGCGATCCTTTTCGAGTCGTCGAGATCGGCAACCGAACCGGGCCCGAGGTCATCGGCCAGCTTCGCTGCGGCTTCCCGCAGCTGCTGCTGTTCACTGGTCAGACGGACGTCCACAGACGCTGCTCCTTACTTCTTAAGCGCTATTGGCTTGGAAGGTAAAGTGTTTCGCTCACAGTTCACGCCGCCATTGCCGACGGCGACTTGTGTCGTGGTGGGGCAGTTCTCCACCGTCCCGGCCCGCTCAGTCAGGATCCGCTTCACCTCATCTTTGGGTGTGTAGCGGCTGATCTGAGGGTCGGTGGCCCGCGACAGAATGTTGCCGGCCGCATTGATCTCCGTGTCGTACACGATCCCTTGCTGCGGGCAGCCCACAGTCTGACAGTGAACGTTCTTCCCGCGCCGGATACCGAGGTGCCCGCACGGGTGTACTTGTTGTGATGTGTAGGCCGGGTTGACCAATGTCACCGCAGAACCTCTGCGGCTTGGAACCGACGCCAAAGCGTCGGCCAAGAATGAACGCTGCCAGGCCGCATACACCCGGCTCGCCGTGCGACCGAACTTGCTCTTGCCGCGGAGCCCGGTCAGGTCTTCGGCAACGATATGCGCGGTTGCATCAACCAGATCGTGCACCGCCTGATACGCCACGTCTTTCGTCACCGCGCGGTCGTGTGATCGTTGCGCCGAAAGCTTCTTGCGGGCCAGGTTGTTGCGCTCGATTCGGCGAGCCTTCGCGGTAGCCGCTCGTGCGGTGGTGCTATCACCCGCGCCGATGGCGGCCTGAGCGCGGGCCAGATGGCGGTCGCGCACCGCGCACAGTTTGTTGCGCGCCCGCGCCCTTGCACGGTCGCGTTCGGCTCGGTTTGCGATGGTCTGGTACTGCCCGGCACCGAATCGACGCCCGTCCGTAGTGGTAAATACTTCAGTAACCCCGGCATCGATCCCTTCTATGGGAATCAGGTTGTTATGTCGGGGACGGTTACTGCACACCGCCTTAGCTGAGTAGGCGGCTATGACCTGCCAGCCCTCGCGACCATCCGGACTGATCTCGATCGTCGAGGTTGGCACAAGCTCGTCGGGCAGCGGGCCAAGATTCAGCCGTAGTCGATCGCCGCGGGTGGGAGTCATCACGGCCAGCCACACTCGGCCCTGCGTATCGCGCTGAACGTCGTACGAGCAATTGTCAGCCACGATCCGCCTCGACCGCCGCGGTCGCGGTTTCTTGCTCGCGAACGCCTTGCGACACTGCCGAGAAAGCCACGCATCCTCACACCAGCGGCCGGTCTTGGCCAGCATCAGCAAGCGGTTGCGCTCGTCGTTGTCGTCGCAGGCGCGGGCATAGATTTTCGGGCGAACCTCGGTGGCGATCACGGCTTGCTGCCAGGCGCGGATCTTGTCAACGGTGTCCTCCACGGTGGCGCGCCATAGCCGTTGTGGCACACCGAAGTCATCCCGAGCGTGCTCAGCCATCAACCGGTCCCGGACCTGCCGCTTCGACAGATGAGCGGTCTTGGCACCAGAGAACCGAGTCCACATAGCAGCTCGTACCCGGTCCAGCTCCGACCCGATTGCCCACAGCGTCGCGGCCTTACCCGGATTCATCGGCCCCCGCACCGGCAATTGCCGCGCCACCAGCCGAGTCGACACAGCCATGTGCGCACCGTAACCCTGGCCACCGACAACCCCACGCGCTTGTTGAACGACCATTCCGAATCGCAATCTGAGACCCCACAACCGCTCATCCATCACAGCGCGTACCGCACAGTACTGGGCCGAGGGACAGCGACGAGAATGTGCTCCTTCAACACTCGGCGCAATACCTTTCCGGATGGCAGACGCGGTATTTCGTCAACGAACGCCACGCGGTTAGGTCGTTTATAAGATGCCAGCCGGTCCCCGACAAACGCGATCAGCTCCTCGGCCTCGACCGGTCGACTTTTCTTGACAGCGGCGACAACGGCCTCTCCGTTCGCCGCGTCGGGCACTCCGAACACCGCACAGTCTTCGACGGCCGCATGCCCGTGCAGCACCGCCTCGATCTCGGCGGGTGCCACCTGAAAACCCCGCACCTTGATCATTTCCTTCGCGCGGTCGGTGATCCGCAGCCACCCATCTACGTCGAGGTATCCGACATCGCCGGTGCGATACCAGCCATCCGAAAATGCCTCCGCTGTCGCCTCATTCGGCAGATATCCGGCCATCACTGAATCCGAACGCACCTGGATCTCACCGACCGCACCAGGCGAAAGCTCCTCGCCGTCATCAAGCGACACGATGCGCAGACTAACCCCGGGCGCCGGCCGGCCGACGGTGTCGAGCCGCGCGCCCTCGATCTCGTTGCATGCGATGACCGGCAATTCGCTGGTGCCGTATGCGGTCACCCAATTCACGCCGGTCCTACCGGTGACACGGTCGGCCACGCTCTGCGTTACGGGCGTCGCGCACCACATGATGTAGCGGAGCGACGACAGGTCGAAAGCCTCAAGTCGAGGATGTGCAGCCAGCGCCAAAGCGATTGGTGCAACAGCCATCTCGATGGTGATCCGGTCGACGGCGACATGATGCAACATCAGATCGATGTCGAAGCGACGGTGCAGTCGGATCCATGCGCCGCTGTCGAGCGCCATCACTATGTTCAGCAAGCCGAGAATGTGCGACGGCGGCGTCATGATCTGCATGCGATCGGCCGACGACAGACCCAATGCGTCTCGCCAATGCCGCACCGCGACGGCGAACGAGCCGTGGGTGTGTCGCACCGCCTTGGGCATGCCCGTCGTGCCCGAGCTGAACACGAACAGCGCGTCGCTCTGCGGAGCCGGCGCTTCGAACATCCGTTGACCCGGGGTGATCGCCTCGTCGAGCGACACCATCGGCATCAGTTCGGCGAGCACCGGATGGTCGCCGACCGCGTGCGACGGCGCCGTCAGCGCAAGCGCGTTGGAGACCTCGGTTCGCTTCCATGCCGGGCTCAGCAGCACCGCCGCCGCGCCGAGCCGCCAGATGGCCCGTAAGGCGATCACGAACTCCGGCCGGTTCGACGACATCAGCGCCACCCGGTGGCCGGACCGCACCCCACGATGTTCGAGCACCGTGGCCATCCCGTTGGCGAGGGCGTCGAGCTGCGGGAGGGTGTATTCCCGCTGCTCAAAGGCGAGCGCCGGCCGCTCACTCACGTCGCGCCCGCTCCTTTCCGCCGTTTGAGAAGGTTTCCGATATCGATGAGAATGGTATTCTCTTAATATCAGAATCACAATGCCACACGACAGGGGGACCATGCCCAAGCCGCACTTGTTCCACCGTGCGACCGTGTCTCGGATCATCAAGGAGACCGCCGACGCGAGGACCTACGTGCTGGCCCCCGATGAAACGCCGTTCCCCTACAAGGCCGGACAGTTCTGCACGTTCAAGGTGCGCGTCGACGGCGAGGACCTCTATCGGTCCTACTCGATGTCGAGCGCACCCGAGACGGATTCGGAGATCGCGACGACAGTCAAGCGGGTCCCGGGCGGCAAGGTGTCGAACTGGATACTCGACAATCTCGTCGAGGGCGACGAGGTCACGATCACACGGGCAGCGGGCACCTTCTGCCTGACCATGACCACCGGTCCCCTACTGGGCTTCAGCGGCGGAAGCGGCGTCACGCCGATCCTGTCGCTTGTCAAGAGCGCGCTGGCCACCACTGATCGCTCGGTGCGACTGCTATGCGCTGACAAGGACCGGCCGTCGGTGATCTTC from Mycobacterium sp. JS623 encodes:
- a CDS encoding SDR family oxidoreductase, with amino-acid sequence MNQVAVITGGAGGMGLATAKVVGQTHTVVLCDVRQDRLDDATATLKDRGIAPIVVNCDVTDRQAVNRLLATAADLGKIASVIHTAGVSPSMGDAEFVMRTNAIGTVNVNEAFFASAGEGSAIVNVASMAAHMLPEEMIPAQRFPLALKDEAAFMDHMISACNLVPEEARSGIAYAVSKSFVRWYSTSQAERFGGRGLRVVSVSPGSIDTEMGRLEEQAGAGAMVADAAVPRWGKPEEMAELLAFCASDRAGYLTGTDILNDGGVIASMKERARAAAQNG
- a CDS encoding VOC family protein, with translation MGSELARPHIGGINHVGISVTNLERSIRFYCDVLGVAMVRQPYGGERAAFSGRMAILALGSQVLDLFEHSANRGERFEPARTGLDHIGLTANSRDELQSWASWLESCDVTCSPIREVENNMGALFDFADPDGIQLEFLFIDVTKLPPQSPEGVFDS
- a CDS encoding VOC family protein, translating into MPEFMGFSHIELTVSDCERSATWGQEVLGFRLVNHHVGDTFVVNAMVHPSGAVVDVMTHDATASHGAFDERRIGLDHLSFRVADRGELQQWVAHLDSNGVAHSGIIDIGYGPTVVFRDPDNIQLEFYVHPDHFEMQS
- a CDS encoding enoyl-CoA hydratase/isomerase family protein, encoding MYGMPEEIDVQTDGGLRIITLNRPDELNAVNDALHVGLASIWEALNEDVDARAAVITGAGRAFSAGGDFNYLDELRNNEALRQKTIKHGRDLVIGMVRCRIPVIAAVNGPAVGLGCSLAALSDIVYMAETAFFADPHVSIGLVAADGGPLVWPSQISLLQAKEFAFTGVRIKAARALELGMANHVVADPLAEAIACAKKIMELPQQALESTKRLMNMQLEKSVMASLDYANLSEYVSFGTADFNKIVDGLIAKEK
- a CDS encoding acyl-CoA dehydrogenase family protein, with product MDFRDSPEEAAFRKRLRAWLIEQKGKFPTSGDEYWAAQGDWHKALYQAGFFGTSWPKEYGGQDLPPVYDVIVDEEIAKAGAPARPSLGYLVVAFGHHGSKDIQQRFLPGMINGTERWCQGFSEPGAGSDLASLTTTGTREGDEYIIFGHKIWTSYSDVADWCLLLARTDKDVPKHRGISAFIVNMHQPGVQQWPLKMISGVTKEFGQVEFDGARVPAENMVGAPGEGWKLAMTVVSHEREPSTLGFSARYGKLVRQLASRVDGAPPDELAWAWVQTEMLRLHVRRRLSEQLDGMIHGPQGSLDKLLMTWVEQSVGHAALKTVGTSDPELFGAYMYSRAQSVMGGTSQIQKNIIASRILGLGV
- a CDS encoding acyl-CoA dehydrogenase family protein, whose amino-acid sequence is MDVRLTSEQQQLREAAAKLADDLGPGSVADLDDSKRIARLEKAVDATGFRTLRSDGASGVEVAIVAEEFARGLVDVPFLGPVLADELRRQGLEPSVPDSEPESVDLTGSLGGVVESPPELSELAAENADRWRALALAVTCADLVGAARGAQALAVDYAKVREQYGATIGSYQAVGHLLAESLALIEGSVSVLRHAAWAVDELPSPDAIEAAKIAKIYCARAALTVCETSIQVHGGIGITWECLAHVYLRRVLTATETWPVKLEELIIGLS
- a CDS encoding zinc ribbon domain-containing protein, which codes for MAVSTRLVARQLPVRGPMNPGKAATLWAIGSELDRVRAAMWTRFSGAKTAHLSKRQVRDRLMAEHARDDFGVPQRLWRATVEDTVDKIRAWQQAVIATEVRPKIYARACDDNDERNRLLMLAKTGRWCEDAWLSRQCRKAFASKKPRPRRSRRIVADNCSYDVQRDTQGRVWLAVMTPTRGDRLRLNLGPLPDELVPTSTIEISPDGREGWQVIAAYSAKAVCSNRPRHNNLIPIEGIDAGVTEVFTTTDGRRFGAGQYQTIANRAERDRARARARNKLCAVRDRHLARAQAAIGAGDSTTARAATAKARRIERNNLARKKLSAQRSHDRAVTKDVAYQAVHDLVDATAHIVAEDLTGLRGKSKFGRTASRVYAAWQRSFLADALASVPSRRGSAVTLVNPAYTSQQVHPCGHLGIRRGKNVHCQTVGCPQQGIVYDTEINAAGNILSRATDPQISRYTPKDEVKRILTERAGTVENCPTTTQVAVGNGGVNCERNTLPSKPIALKK
- a CDS encoding class I adenylate-forming enzyme family protein, with product MSERPALAFEQREYTLPQLDALANGMATVLEHRGVRSGHRVALMSSNRPEFVIALRAIWRLGAAAVLLSPAWKRTEVSNALALTAPSHAVGDHPVLAELMPMVSLDEAITPGQRMFEAPAPQSDALFVFSSGTTGMPKAVRHTHGSFAVAVRHWRDALGLSSADRMQIMTPPSHILGLLNIVMALDSGAWIRLHRRFDIDLMLHHVAVDRITIEMAVAPIALALAAHPRLEAFDLSSLRYIMWCATPVTQSVADRVTGRTGVNWVTAYGTSELPVIACNEIEGARLDTVGRPAPGVSLRIVSLDDGEELSPGAVGEIQVRSDSVMAGYLPNEATAEAFSDGWYRTGDVGYLDVDGWLRITDRAKEMIKVRGFQVAPAEIEAVLHGHAAVEDCAVFGVPDAANGEAVVAAVKKSRPVEAEELIAFVGDRLASYKRPNRVAFVDEIPRLPSGKVLRRVLKEHILVAVPRPSTVRYAL